A section of the Bryobacteraceae bacterium genome encodes:
- the rpsI gene encoding 30S ribosomal protein S9 has product MALLQYLGTGRRKRAVARVFLRPGTGKFTVNGRPADEYFTTFTSRTVIRQPLLATETADKFDVLVTCRGGGIAGQADAVRLGIARALCEFNSELRAKLKQEGYLTRDPREHERKKYGQRGARRRFQFSKR; this is encoded by the coding sequence ATGGCACTGCTGCAATATCTCGGTACCGGGCGGCGCAAGCGCGCCGTGGCCCGCGTATTTCTCCGCCCCGGCACGGGGAAATTCACGGTAAATGGCCGGCCGGCGGACGAATATTTCACGACCTTTACGAGCCGGACCGTCATCCGCCAGCCGCTGCTGGCGACGGAAACGGCCGACAAATTCGACGTGCTGGTCACCTGCCGCGGCGGGGGCATCGCCGGCCAGGCCGACGCGGTCCGGCTGGGCATCGCCCGCGCCCTGTGCGAATTCAACTCGGAATTGCGCGCGAAGCTGAAGCAGGAAGGCTACCTCACGCGCGACCCGCGCGAGCACGAGCGCAAGAAGTACGGCCAGCGCGGCGCCCGCCGCCGGTTCCAGTTCTCGAAGCGCTAA
- a CDS encoding 50S ribosomal protein L13 — MKTEFPSKSEIQRSWFVIDASGIALGRVATQAARILMGKHKPIYTPFLDCGDHVIVVNAEKAVLTGKKEEQKIYRRHSGYPGGLKEISAGDLRQKRPVRLVEEAIRGMLPKTKLGKQMYRKLKVYAGDRHPHAAQKPQAMAVAR, encoded by the coding sequence ATGAAGACTGAATTTCCGTCCAAGAGCGAAATCCAGCGCTCCTGGTTCGTCATCGACGCCAGCGGCATCGCTCTGGGACGGGTCGCCACCCAGGCCGCAAGGATCCTGATGGGCAAGCACAAGCCCATCTACACGCCGTTTCTGGATTGCGGCGATCACGTCATCGTTGTCAACGCCGAAAAAGCGGTTCTCACCGGGAAAAAGGAAGAGCAGAAAATTTACCGCCGCCACTCGGGATATCCGGGCGGGCTGAAGGAGATTTCCGCCGGCGACCTGCGCCAGAAGCGCCCGGTGCGGCTGGTGGAAGAGGCCATCCGGGGGATGCTGCCGAAGACGAAGCTCGGCAAGCAGATGTACCGCAAGCTGAAGGTGTATGCGGGCGACCGTCACCCGCACGCGGCCCAGAAGCCCCAGGCGATGGCCGTGGCCCGCTGA
- a CDS encoding gamma-glutamyltranspeptidase, whose translation MERVRWIALLMFAASLAPGQDRNQSRSIVYSRHGVVATSHALATQAGVRILEKGGSAVDAAIAANAVLSVVEPMMCGPGGDLFLIHRDGRSGKLEGLNASGWAPRGLSAQWLREQGHQTMPASGIHSVTVPGAVAGWQEAHRRFGRLAWRELFEDAIRLAEDGHPVHEVIASLWDSPRAGESEEAARVFLPPPRAGQVFRNPALARTLRQIAAGGRDAFYRGPVAEAILAASRKYGGRMVAEDLAEYEPEWVQPISTTYRGWRVHELPPNGQGLAVLLMLNIMEQFPAPASGPFSAEALHWKIESMKLAYADLMAYNADPRQARVPLQGLLEKDYAKRRATLIDWKRARCDAQPGRPRASDTTYLAAADDAGNIVSWIQSIRAAWGSGISPEGTGFLLQNRGSDFVLTPGHPNELQPRKRSFHTIIPGFLETDGVAMAFGIMGGANQPLAHAQFVSNLADYGMNPQAALEAPRFTKAGPQGCDVQLEARVPGAAVEMLRAMGHQVEMRLDYSMNMGRGAVAGIDRNSGVKFAAADPRGDGHAAPALR comes from the coding sequence ATGGAGCGCGTGAGGTGGATTGCACTGCTCATGTTTGCCGCGTCGCTCGCGCCCGGCCAGGACCGGAACCAGTCGCGTTCGATTGTTTACAGCCGGCACGGTGTGGTGGCCACCAGCCACGCGCTGGCCACGCAGGCTGGCGTGCGGATTCTCGAAAAAGGCGGCTCGGCCGTCGATGCCGCCATCGCCGCCAACGCGGTGCTGAGCGTGGTGGAGCCGATGATGTGCGGCCCTGGCGGCGATCTGTTCCTCATCCACCGCGACGGGCGAAGCGGGAAGCTCGAAGGGCTCAACGCCTCCGGCTGGGCCCCGCGCGGGCTCTCGGCGCAATGGCTGCGCGAGCAGGGCCATCAGACGATGCCCGCTTCGGGGATCCATTCCGTGACGGTGCCTGGGGCGGTGGCCGGCTGGCAGGAGGCGCACCGCCGCTTCGGCAGGCTCGCCTGGAGAGAGCTGTTTGAGGATGCGATCCGGCTGGCCGAGGACGGCCACCCCGTTCATGAAGTCATCGCCTCGCTTTGGGACTCGCCGCGGGCGGGCGAATCAGAGGAAGCGGCACGCGTGTTCCTGCCGCCGCCTCGGGCGGGCCAGGTGTTCCGCAACCCGGCGCTCGCGCGAACTCTCCGGCAGATCGCCGCGGGCGGCCGCGACGCCTTCTATCGCGGGCCGGTGGCTGAGGCGATCCTCGCGGCCAGCCGGAAGTACGGAGGCCGCATGGTGGCGGAAGACCTCGCCGAATACGAACCCGAATGGGTGCAACCCATCTCGACCACCTACCGTGGCTGGCGCGTGCACGAGCTGCCGCCCAACGGGCAGGGCCTGGCCGTGCTGCTGATGCTCAACATCATGGAGCAGTTTCCGGCGCCGGCCTCGGGGCCGTTTTCGGCGGAAGCGCTGCACTGGAAGATCGAGTCGATGAAACTTGCCTACGCCGACCTGATGGCCTACAACGCGGACCCGCGGCAGGCGCGCGTCCCGCTTCAGGGCCTGCTCGAGAAGGACTATGCGAAGCGGCGCGCCACGCTGATCGACTGGAAGCGCGCCCGCTGCGACGCGCAGCCGGGCCGGCCGCGCGCCTCCGACACCACCTACCTGGCCGCGGCCGACGACGCGGGCAACATCGTGAGCTGGATCCAGAGCATCCGCGCCGCCTGGGGCAGCGGAATTTCGCCCGAAGGAACCGGATTTCTGCTGCAAAACCGCGGCAGTGATTTCGTTCTGACACCCGGACATCCGAACGAATTACAGCCGCGAAAAAGAAGTTTTCACACGATTATTCCCGGATTTCTGGAAACGGACGGCGTGGCGATGGCCTTCGGCATCATGGGCGGAGCCAACCAGCCGCTGGCGCACGCGCAGTTTGTGTCGAATCTTGCCGACTATGGCATGAACCCGCAGGCCGCGCTCGAAGCGCCCCGCTTCACCAAGGCGGGCCCGCAGGGCTGCGACGTGCAGCTTGAGGCGCGCGTCCCCGGCGCGGCCGTGGAGATGCTGCGCGCCATGGGCCACCAGGTGGAAATGCGGCTCGATTATTCGATGAACATGGGCCGCGGGGCGGTGGCGGGCATCGACAGGAATTCCGGCGTGAAATTCGCCGCCGCCGATCCGCGCGGCGACGGCCATGCGGCGCCCGCGCTGCGATGA